A stretch of Lathyrus oleraceus cultivar Zhongwan6 chromosome 6, CAAS_Psat_ZW6_1.0, whole genome shotgun sequence DNA encodes these proteins:
- the LOC127091161 gene encoding probable glutathione S-transferase — translation MEDVKVFGLWSSPFTQRVIWALKLKGVSYEYYGEDLANKSNMLLKYNPIYKKVPVFVHNGKPLAESMVIVEYIEETWSQMPLLSQDAYERSNVRFWSKFIEDKSMQMMEFFVYDGERQERAIKETLETLRVIENQSGLNEKMFIGGNTIGLADIALGWVAHTLPVMEEIVGVKFITTDAFPNLHSWVKNFLEIPAVKNNLPPHELLVEYYREKRKVFLAMAFHHHHRH, via the exons ATGGAGGATGTTAAGGTTTTTGGTCTATGGTCAAGTCCATTCACTCAAAGGGTTATTTGGGCACTAAAATTAAAAGGAGTGAGTTATGAGTATTATGGTGAAGATCTTGCAAATAAGAGCAACATGTTACTGAAATACAATCCAATCTACAAGAAGGTTCCTGTTTTTGTACATAATGGAAAACCATTAGCAGAATCAATGGTGATTGTTGAGTATATTGAGGAAACTTGGTCTCAAATGCCTCTCTTGTCTCAAGATGCTTATGAGAGGTCCAATGTTCGTTTCTGGTCAAAGTTCATAGAGGATAAG TCAATGCAAATGATGGAATTTTTTGTATATGATGGAGAACGACAAGAGAGAGCAATAAAAGAAACTTTGGAAACTTTGAGAGTGATAGAAAATCAAAGTGGGCTTAATGAAAAAATGTTCATTGGTGGCAACACAATTGGATTGGCAGACATAGCTTTGGGTTGGGTTGCACATACTCTACCAGTGATGGAAGAAATTGTTGGAGTCAAGTTCATCACAACTGATGCATTTCCTAATCTTCACTCTTGGGTGAAGAATTTCTTGGAAATTCCTGCTGTAAAAAACAATCTCCCACCCCATGAGCTACTTGTTGAGTATTATAGGGAAAAGAGGAAGGTGTTTCTTGCAATGGcttttcatcatcatcatcgCCATTAG